In the Elusimicrobiota bacterium genome, ACAACCACGCCCCTTGGAAAAACTATTAGCGGGTGACGTCATCCATTTGAATTTCCCCCTTCAAACCCAAGCGGGGACCGAAGCCGCCAATTTAGTCTCAACGAGAGCGGATGGATTCCTACGTCAGGAAACGTCCCATGTTCTTTGGTCTTCCCTTCGGTATTTTTTGGAAAAATTGAAACGGGGATTCCAAGGGGACAATTTAGAGCAATTCGAATCCTTTGCGAGCCCGTTTAAAACGATTGTTGGCGTTTCTTCTCGCGTTTTCGAGTTCAAGGGGCGTTCGGCCATGGCCGTGAGAGTCAGGAAAAGAAACGGGACTGAACAAGAATTCCTTATCGTGTCTGAGCCGCAAGGCAGCAAATATGTGGTTGATTTACCGAAAAATCCGCTCTATCAGAGCCCTTTTTTACTTGATGAAATTTCAACGATGGTATCTCTGTACGATTTTAATTGGTTTGGACCCATGGAATTTGGCCCTGTCTCTTGGGCGCGGGAGTATATTCCGGATTTCTGGATTTCAAACCGCCGTGCGATTCGACGCTTTGTTCCCCGTCTTTTGGGGGGACTTCTTTACCCTTCTTGGGAAGTCAAAACGGAAGCGCGTATGGAGGAAGCGCACGACGCCTTTATTCAGCGGGCAATCGCTCTGGGAGTACCCGCAACCGTTTTGAACGGAATTGCCGCCCACATGCGACGATCACGGGAGTTGGCAAACCGTATTTCCCGCGACTTAAATTTAAGCTCTGGCGATCGAAATGACCTTCGCTTGGCCGCGATCATTCATGATACAGGGAAATTCCATCCTGATTGTGTGCACAGTATTGCCAGCCGCGCGATCTTTGGGCCAACCGCGGATGTTCAAGAGGAACTTCAAAAACATGAATCCGTCGTTTTTGAAATGATGGAGAGAGAGGAATTGCCAATAACAGAGAACGTTGCGCGTATTCTAAAAGTGCACAGTGCCCTTGGTCCCCGCTCAAACGAGCAATTAGCGACTATTCCGGGGGTGACAGACCGGCACATCCGATTGGCTCTTTTGCTCGCCATGATTGACGTGTCGGACGGGTACCGTGACATGCATCGTCCCTATATCCAAACCCGTGTCATTACAAACAATGAAGGATTTCCAACGGCGGAACAACTTCGGAGAGAATTCCAAAGATATTCCAATAAATTAAGAGAGACCCGTAGACCCTACCGTCATGATCTTTCTGAGTGGGCCGATCGCAAATATGATGAGCTCTTAAAAAAGACATGGTTTCGAATCGCCACTGAAAAGACCCTCTTTGAATTCATCGCATTAAGAGCAACCGATCAAAATAAGGGTGGGGACGTGTCCTTAACTGAACATTCTTTTCAAACGGTGGTTTCGGATATCGCTAAATTTGATCTATTTTCTCGGGATACACCTATGGAGCTCTGGTGGCGTTCGGTCGTGGAATCTGTTTGGCTTCAAGGAAATGAGGGGTTGGAATCCCGGGGAGAAATCCTTCAAACGTTACTGGGGTTTCTCGAGAATTCAGGAGAAACCATTTCCCATTCCCAAGTCCTTGACCTACGGTTTTTAACTCGTCAGATGATGTCCTTTTCTTTTCAGGAAACCTATCCTGACCCGGAAACCCATTCCAGTGCGTTGGTCGATGATTTAGAGTCCCTGTTTAAAGATCATCGGTATTTGGATTTCGAAAAGTTAGGGTGGGCTTTAACTCGTTTTGTTAAACAAGGAATAAGCCTTTCAAAACCTGGCCATCCTGTCACAGTAAGGGCTCGGAATATAGATGGGAATAGGGTGTTTGAATTAAGGGGAGTGACGGCACTATCCCCCCTCACGTCTTTTGACTCAAAGGAGGGGCAAGTCTTTCCTCTTTCAGGAAGAAACTTCAAGGGCAGGGATATTCCGACAGCGCTCTTGCCCCCCCCTTCAATCTCAGAGAATAAGTTTTCGCTTGAACTTGTTGTTCCCTTTTCAACCGATGACTTTGCCGCCTGGCATGTGTCCAAAGCAGACATTGAAACGGTTGGGGGGTGGCTGGAAAAGATGTTTGAGTGGGAGAAAATTCGATATCTTAACATTCATCTGATGGTCAATACGAGCTTATCCGGGCCCATGCAAGCCGTTCGGTATGAGGACCAAACAACGATTTTCTTGAACCCCCATCGCGCCTCGAAAAAATCAATGGAGAAGGCGATGAACCAAATTGTGGCCGGTGTTCCAGAACTCCGAGCGGGAGGACCTGTCTTTGATTTGTTTTCTGAGATCACCATGAAGCACCTGGGAATTAAGCCGACTCGGTTCAATTCTTTACTCAATATGTTTGTGGGGCATTCTTCGGAAAAGATTAAAAATCGACCCTGGTTGCATCTGGGTGGGGCTGTGGTATTTGAAAATTCACTTCGGGTGGCCTACATCGCCGGTTTCTATTCCCTTGCCCTCTGGGCAGGGGTGGGGGCCTTGGGGTCTTTTTATGTGGCCTATGTGGGAGGCGGAGTCATTCTCTGGGCCCTAACCCATAAAATCATGAACCTGTTTTTGCGAAACTTCTTCCCCCATAAGAAAGTTCAAACTTTGACATGGACTGATGCTCTCTATAAGATCCCTGCAAGTTTTCTTGTTTCCGTTGTATTTCTCAGTGTTGGGTTTTATATTCCCCTGGAAAACTTAGCGGTTCTAAATCAGGTGATGGCGCTCGTTTCGTCCCCTGTTTTCTTGGGCGCGGTAACGATGACAACTCTATTTCAATCGAGTGTGGATGCTTACATTGCGTTTTCGAAACCCCATTGGGGCCGACATCTTCTCAATATGTTTCTTGGAAGACCAGAACCCGAAATTATCCCCCCACCCACTCGGTTGATTTTTTCCATTGATGTCAATGAAATTCGGGAGCGCGTCTCAACTGAAACACGCAGAAGAGAATCCGATCGTCAATATCTCGGGGCGATGATTTCCTCTCGTTCGTTCGGTTCGTCTTTGGCCGTAAGGCATCGGGCCGAAAATGTATCCCAAGAACAAAGACGAGTCGATCTCCAATCCTTGGCCTTGGAAGTGGCGGCTTTTGAGAAAAATTTGAAGATGAATCTGTCTTTTGCACTTCGTGAGATGGGGGAAGGCTACAATAGGGAGATGGGCCTTTTGTCTTTCTCCGAGGCCGTGGAGTCCGCGCTTAAACATGATAAAGAACTTGGAATAGAGGTCTCAGCATCCCTCTTTAAGGCCGATCGCCAAGCTTATTTGAACCCTCAAGATATTGCGACGCGAGATCAGTTGCGTTTGGTCTCCTTGTTGAGTGAATCCAAGAATATTCCCCTCACGCTGATAGTCCCCGAAAACATTTCGAATACCGATGTTTCCTCCTTTTTGGAACGGCAAGGAATTCGAGTCGATTTGAAGTATTCCATGGTTTCAAAGACAAGAGAGCTCTTAAACGCCGAGTCGAAATATTCGGTGGAGAAATTGATGAAAAAGGTTCAAGGTGTTACCACTGTTTCCGAGTTGAGGCCCATGATGTTATTTTTTCACGATGCGAACGAATGGGCCATAGACCCACGTCTCGCCCAGCTCCTTTCCCTGTTTTATGGGGATTTGTATTACGATGTTCAAAAAGTCACGGGAGATCAGTTAACGCACCTGGTGGCGGTCTTGATTCAAGCCTAGTCGATCCCATTCGGGTTTGTTGTAAGACTGGTTTGGGAAAATTTAACGGAGAAAAAGAGACTACTTTTTTTTAGGAAAGAGGATGTTGTGGCGGGTGAGAAGTCCAACGAGTTTTGACGCCGCGTCGGGATTTTGTTCCTGACCTGTCAGTCGTAGATCCGCCGAGGAAAGCGCGCTTTCCCCTGAACAGATCTCGATAGCCAAGACAGGGAAATCGGGAATAAGCGCTTGGACCGCGGCGACATCGGCGAGCCCGATGGCGTTGGTGGTGGACACCACCAAGAGCCCTGCGTCCAGGAGAATGTGGGCCACTTCGGCGAACCGACGAACGAGTTCCTGTTGGGTCGACTGGGTCCAAATCATGTCGCTGTCAACGCCAAGAAGGACATTGGTCCCATCCAACATATAGGTGGCGTGGCCATCCTGGAAGAGATCTTTTTCAAGAGTGCGGGCGTAGCGATGTTTTCCGACACCGGACTTGCCAACAAACATGACCAACGCCGCCCGGTGCCCGAACCGTTGTGACCGTTCTTGGGGGGAGACACCCCCTTTAATCCAATGGAAATCACGCAGACGGGCTTCTTCCCGGAGTTCTTCCTGATCGTCCCGTTCCGCGGAAATAATGATTCCCCCCCCCGCGATGTCGTAACCATCCACCAAAACGAAACGGGCTGTTGCTTCTCCTTGGGTGATGTCGTCAAAGGCGATGGGCTGTTTCGTTTCGAGAACAACATCCGCCACGTCATGACGCCCGACTTCGTGAATTTCTAAAACTTTCCCGGCGTCAGAGGCGTCCACCACTTTTTTGATTTCATGAAGGTGAACCGGAACCGCCTGGGTATGGATTTTGAGTTTGTAGTCCCGGCCTTTGATAAAGGGCTTCTTGCCCAGCCATATCATGTTGGCGCGGAATCGGGTACTGACGAGGGGTGGGGCCGCGGTGTGGCTCATGAGTTCGCCACGGGTGATGTAAATTTCTTCGTTTAAGGTAAACCCCGTTGACCACCCCGCGCCAATTTCTTGGCGGGGTGTTGCATTAAAGGCTTCAATGCTCTTGATGACACTGGATTTATTGGAGGGAGAAAAGAAAACAGGATCCCCCACCTTCACCCGACCGGATTCCACGCGCCCCGCGATGATCCGACGATCGTCGCCCTGGCTGGTGAACTTATAAATGGCCTGTACAGGAAAACGAAGGGGGCGGTCAAGATGGGGAGGCGCTTTTTGGAATTCGTCCAGGGCTTCCAAGAGAGTGGGGCCCTTATACCAACCCATCTCTTGGCTTCGGATCGTAAGATTTTCACCATTTAAAGCGCTGGCGGGGATAAAACAATCGGGGTCAGGGGCCCCAATTCCCTTTAAAAAAGAGCGAAACTCTTGTTCGATTTTTAAAAAGAGAGTTTGATCGCGGTTCACCAGATCCATTTTATTCACAACCACTAGGATTTGTCTCACTCCCAACATGGAAAGCAAATACCCATGGCGCCGGCTGTTCTCTCGAACCCCTTCTTTGGCGTCGATAACCAACACGGCTGCCTCGGCCCGAGCGGCGCCGGAAATCATGTTCTTGAGAAACTCGATATGGCCGGGGGCATCAATAAGAATATAGTCCCGTTTGTCTGTTTTGAAAAAGGATCGGGCGGTATCAATGGTAATGCCTTGGTCCTGTTCGTCCGTCAAGGCGTCTAAGAGAAAGGCATACTCGAAGGGTTTTCCCGTGCGGGAACATTCTTTGCGTACCGATTCCAATTTCCCTTCCGGGAGCGAACCCGTGTCGGCGAACAGCCGGCCCACGACGGTGCTCTTCCCGTGGTCCACATGACCCACGATGACAATGCTCATCTGTTCTCGGGTGTCCACCCCAGGCAAAGAGGTCGTCACATGTACCCTTCGCGGCGCAGTTCTTCGAGACCGTGTTTGCCGTCTTGCAACCGGCCCGAGCGTTCCGCAACGTTTTTAAGTTTTCCGCTTTTCAGTTCCGTAATAATATCGTCCACGTTCCGGGCTTGGCTTTCGATGGGGGCTTGGCAGGGGCCACAGCCCAAACTTCGGTAACGCGTTCCCGCCCCCTGATCGTAATAAAGGGATACGGTGGGGATATTTTCCCGTTTAATGTATTCCCAGATATGAAGCTCGGTCCAATCCAATAAGGGGTGAATGCGAACGTGGGTGCCTGGGGCGAAATCGGTTTTAAACTGATTCCAAAATTCCGGGGGTTGTTCCCCCACATCCCAGGCGCTGTTTTTGTCCCGGGGAGAGAAATAGCGCTCTTTCGAGCGGCTTCCTTCTTCATCGGCTCGGGCACCCACAATGACGCCATGGTACGGGGCCCGATCGGGATCTATTTCGTATTGACCTGAGGTGTGGTTAAGTTTTTGTCTTGGCCAAGTGCCATTCAGCGTGTTGGCCAGGGCGTCTTTTTTCAAAAGGCCACAACATTCCACTCGAGACAATTTATCGGGATGGCCCTCCGGAAGATGTTGGGTGGCCGGAAACGTTCGACCGGCCTTAATGGCTTCAACATTCTGGCCGACGATCATGGTCAGTTTATATTCCAGGGCCAATCGTTCCCGATAGGCAATCATCTCTGGAAGTTTATAACTGGTGTCGATGTGAACCAAAGGAAAGGGGACATGTCCAAAAAAAGCTTTGCGCGCGAGCCAAAGCAAGACCGTGGAATCTTTCCCAATGGACCACAGCATGCAGAGACGTTCAAAATGACGGAACGCCTCTCGGAAGATATAGACACTCTGTTGTTCCAACTGATCCAAATGATTCATGGGCGAAGGGAGTCCTAAATGTTGGCCTTCAGATTGAACAAGGATATTTTACAAAATTAGATCTGGTCGTGTTTGGCGTGGGGAAACATTCCGGAGAAGGATCCATCCCTTTCTGCGGGCAGGGGATCTCTGTAATGGGTTGGCTGGTTGAAATGGGAAGTTTTGGAAGCTACATCGTTAGTTCTGGACCACGACCTTTAACGTTTTACTCCTTAAGTTACTTTTGATCAAAACGAGGTAGACGCCGCTGGCGACCCTCTGGCCCTCTATATTGCGGCCATCCCAGACGGTTTCCCCATTTTGTTCATTGATAGATAATTCGCGAACGAGGGCACCCGTAATCGTAAAGACCCGAACGTGGGCATCCAGAGGAATGGAGGAAAAAAAAATCCCTCTGGGATGGAGGTTGGGCTGAAATGGGTTAGGATAGGCTCGAACGTCTTGAAGTGACCCCTCAGTGAAGGAAAATTGAAGGGCTGTAACTGACAGCTTCGGGAGTGTCACCTGGAATCGGGGTTCCCCTTTTGTCGAGGGGAGAAGAGAAGAAACGTCGGAGCTATTGAACCCGGACCGTTGGATTTCGTTTGGTGTGGCCACCGTGTTGCGAGAATCAATCGCGGAGCCCGAAATCACGCTCCCCTGCTCAAAGGTTAAAGGGAAACTGAAATTATCGAAATCAAGATTAACGGAGACGCTGTTGTCTTTGTTTCGGTTCACCATCAGGAGTGAGATTTCTTTATTGGCAGAGTCGAGAGTGGCCAAGGCGTCGACCGTTGGGATAGAGGTTTCTCCAGGCATCCACCCCACAGGTTCAGACGTGAACGTTGTCCCGGTCACTTGGACGTCCACGAGTGTGGGTTTGAGGTAATCTTTGTAAAGCGTCTCCACATAAAAGGGACCATGACGAATAAGGGTGGCGTTAAATCCGGCAGTGAGAGTAAACTCCACGAGGGATGAACTTTCGTTTAACAGATCGAACTGGTTGACCAATCGAATGCCCTGGCGGAGAAAGGTGTTTTTCATGGAAGCCATGAAAAGCGTGGATTGGAGATTTTGTGGGAAGAAAAAATTACTATTCCCTGTCGTTGTGGTGGTCTGTGCCGCGTATTCAGTAACCGCGATTTGGATCTGAGGGTTTCCCGACTCGGCAATGAGGGATTTTAAACTGATAATTTCTTCCTCAAAAAAGAGAGGGGACCCCATGAGCGCGTTATAAACGGTTGTTTCATCGAGCATACGATTATCGCGTCCCGTGGCATAAACATGAATCGATAAAAAATCCATTTGGGTCGCGGCCCCAGCGAGAAGATCTTGATTCCAGTTGGGATCCACAATCCCTGTCATATACCCATCCGACGGTTTGTGCCCTCCTACAGCACCGACAAAAATGGTGGGGTCTACCGCTTTCATGGCGTCAGAGAAATCTCGAAAGGCATTGATGTAATTGTCTGTGTTCGGTTGAGTGTATCCCCCGGGGTTGGGCAAAGATCCCGGTTCGGGAGCGATTTGGTTCCAAATTTCGTTTCCCACCTCCCAATATTTGACATGGTAAGGGGTCGATCGACCGTTGGCTGCGCGTTGGGCGCCGAAAGGAGTCGATGGTGATCCGTTGCAATATTCGACCCACTGGGCTGCGATGGTAGGTCCAGAGGCTAAATTGACGATAAAGACAGGCGTCCATCCTTGGGCCTCGGACATTTGGAGAAATTCGTCCACACCAAAATCATTGTAATAGGGTTTTTTATCGAAGCCATCTCCGGCGGTTTGAGTGTAATAGTGAAACACGCTCACATTTGATTTTCTCAAATCTCGAGGGCCCACAGCTTTTTTCCAGTCGTAAGCGTTGGCCTCACTCCCAGAACCGAAGCGCATGGTTTTCATCCCCAATTCTCCAAAGGCATTGAATAGGGCAGGAGAGAGGCCACTTTGGGTGACCGTGGGGATAAGACTTAAGTTATCAATCCAAACTGTTCCTGTTCCGTTAAATTGAAGAAGAAAAAGACCGTTGACTTGACTGTCTGTGACGGTGAAGGACCCTGAATATTGGGTCCAGCTGGAAGCAATGGAAGGGTGAATTCCTGAATTTGAAACGATGGAATAAAGGGTATTGGGATCGATCATTGAAACCGTGATGTTTCCCCCGTAGCTGGATTGTTTTGCCCAGAATGAATATGTGTAGGTTTGTCCCGACTCCACCCAGACCGCGGTTTGGACCATTGCCACAATGCTCCCGGAGAGAAAGGTGTTAATGACGGTTTTGGCGGAACATCTATCCCCATATCTTTCCGTGCAATCTTGGGAAATGGAGGCAGTGGCCGTTTGGATAACGGAGGTCCACTTTTGATCTAGGGACCACTCGAACCCACGATCGAGGATCCGTTCGTCAAAAAGGCGGTTTTGAACTTTTTGGTTGTCGTTGACCTGAGCGTTCGATCCAAACAGAGTCGTGGCGGAACTGATTTTATTGAAGTCCAATACGACCACTTCGGTCGCCATTGTGGTTCCCCAACATAATACTCCAATGGCAAATCCAAAAGCCGCATTTTTGAAATTCATTTGGGATTTCTCCAGCGTTCCTTCCCCATTATATGAGGATCTTTGATTTTAAACAAGTCGCTCCAGGTGCAGGAGAAATTTGTGTTCTGAGCAAAGAACATGTTTCTTGTTGTGGGTTCCGTTACTTGTAAGGAAGGATTTGTTGCCGGATTTTATTTTTGAGCGGCTCGTATTCGGGGTCTTTGTGGACCAGAATAGCCCCGAGACTCAGTGCGGTCGCGGCAATCCAGGCGTCGGCAACGGAAAGCCGGGTCGATTGCATGTCATTTTCTCCAATCACATGTAATTTTATTTTAAGAGCATGTGTCTCGTAGCGAATGCAGCTATTTGTCAATCTCGTGCGAAGGCGTTTATCAGAAGCCTATTTTTTTGAGGTATTGGGTGAGCGCTGGAAAGGCGAATCGAGTGGCGTATTCCCTGATTTTTTGGGAATCCAAATCCCATTTTTTATTGCGGGAATACGGAACGCCCAAGGGGGACCGTGGAACGAGCCCCAGGTAGGCCAGATCCAGAAAGGCTTTTTCTTTTTCGGCCATGGGGAAGGTCCCTTTGTTTGAGTGGCTTTGCTGAAAACCCCAAAACAGGCGGGCCGGGAGGTGGTGGATATGAAAATCGGCCAAAGACGTATGGAGCCGGGCGGGGCGGCCTGTGGTGACGGCATACACCGCCCGGGGGACTTCGTCGATGGCACCCTGCCTGGAAAGCGCGGTGTAAAGAGAAATGTAACTGGGCGAGGGAAAAGTGAGGTGTTGGACGGCTTCTGCAGGGTCCAGCGGATCGTCCAGTCGGTTGGCCCACACGCCCCTTTTGAGTTGGGTCAACAGTTTTTTACCAGCGAGCCGTTGGAGCGCGTGGGTCGTTGCCGCAGGTTTAAGTCCCGTGAGTGTGAGAATGTCGGACGTTCTGAAAAACCGCAACCCCTGACTTTTAATAAGCCGTAAAATGTCCGTGGCTGGGAGTGTTTTCATAGTGACTCCGCCAGATGTCGCTCAACGGTTTCTTTCATCATCTGAAATCCCGCTGGATTGCCGTAGAGGGTTTCTAAGTCTTCTGGAAGGAACGGAAGCACTTGTTCGCGGAAATCGCCCAGAGAAAAACCGTTCGCCTTGTTCACCGCCCTCTCCCTCTCTTCCGAAGTGAGATCGTCGAATTTTTGAAACGGTGTCCTTGGAAATTGAGAATACAAGTGATGGAGGTCAAACAGGTCCCGAGCGGCAACGCGGGAAGGCGATCCTAAGGCGCGGATCTTTTGGGCGATCATTTCTTTGGGCCCATAGTGGGCGGCCACGAACGGCGGAAGGAAGGCCATTTCTAAAATTTCAGGGGTTGGGGTTGCCCGATCCGCTGCGATGTCCGGGGTGCGTCGGCTGAATTCCAGCCGGGTTGAAAGTCGGGTGCCTCCCATCACTGTCAATAGGATTTTCCATCGTTGGGTTGTCTCCGTTTGTTTAGGGGCCGAAAACTGCAGGCCGATGACGCCCTGAGGGCGAAGCCCGGCGGTAAGGGCTGGCCCCCCCAGTATGTGGTCGACCGCATGTCGAAGTGTACGCACGGGAAGTCGCGGGGAAACGTCGATGTCCATGTCTTCCGAAAGTCGGGGCGAACGATGGAAAAAGCGAAGGCAAATTCCTCCCTTCACAGCATAGGGCCGGAGGGCCAGTCGGGAGGCCAACTGCCGCAGGGCATGCAAGTGAAACAGTTCGCGAACGCGAAAAGAAGGGTCCATAAGTTGATAATGTACGTAATTTACTTATTTGTCAATATCTAACATTAATAATGC is a window encoding:
- a CDS encoding type IV toxin-antitoxin system AbiEi family antitoxin domain-containing protein, translated to MKTLPATDILRLIKSQGLRFFRTSDILTLTGLKPAATTHALQRLAGKKLLTQLKRGVWANRLDDPLDPAEAVQHLTFPSPSYISLYTALSRQGAIDEVPRAVYAVTTGRPARLHTSLADFHIHHLPARLFWGFQQSHSNKGTFPMAEKEKAFLDLAYLGLVPRSPLGVPYSRNKKWDLDSQKIREYATRFAFPALTQYLKKIGF
- the cysD gene encoding sulfate adenylyltransferase subunit CysD, whose protein sequence is MNHLDQLEQQSVYIFREAFRHFERLCMLWSIGKDSTVLLWLARKAFFGHVPFPLVHIDTSYKLPEMIAYRERLALEYKLTMIVGQNVEAIKAGRTFPATQHLPEGHPDKLSRVECCGLLKKDALANTLNGTWPRQKLNHTSGQYEIDPDRAPYHGVIVGARADEEGSRSKERYFSPRDKNSAWDVGEQPPEFWNQFKTDFAPGTHVRIHPLLDWTELHIWEYIKRENIPTVSLYYDQGAGTRYRSLGCGPCQAPIESQARNVDDIITELKSGKLKNVAERSGRLQDGKHGLEELRREGYM
- a CDS encoding nucleotidyl transferase AbiEii/AbiGii toxin family protein, with product MDPSFRVRELFHLHALRQLASRLALRPYAVKGGICLRFFHRSPRLSEDMDIDVSPRLPVRTLRHAVDHILGGPALTAGLRPQGVIGLQFSAPKQTETTQRWKILLTVMGGTRLSTRLEFSRRTPDIAADRATPTPEILEMAFLPPFVAAHYGPKEMIAQKIRALGSPSRVAARDLFDLHHLYSQFPRTPFQKFDDLTSEERERAVNKANGFSLGDFREQVLPFLPEDLETLYGNPAGFQMMKETVERHLAESL
- a CDS encoding carbohydrate binding domain-containing protein, which codes for MNFKNAAFGFAIGVLCWGTTMATEVVVLDFNKISSATTLFGSNAQVNDNQKVQNRLFDERILDRGFEWSLDQKWTSVIQTATASISQDCTERYGDRCSAKTVINTFLSGSIVAMVQTAVWVESGQTYTYSFWAKQSSYGGNITVSMIDPNTLYSIVSNSGIHPSIASSWTQYSGSFTVTDSQVNGLFLLQFNGTGTVWIDNLSLIPTVTQSGLSPALFNAFGELGMKTMRFGSGSEANAYDWKKAVGPRDLRKSNVSVFHYYTQTAGDGFDKKPYYNDFGVDEFLQMSEAQGWTPVFIVNLASGPTIAAQWVEYCNGSPSTPFGAQRAANGRSTPYHVKYWEVGNEIWNQIAPEPGSLPNPGGYTQPNTDNYINAFRDFSDAMKAVDPTIFVGAVGGHKPSDGYMTGIVDPNWNQDLLAGAATQMDFLSIHVYATGRDNRMLDETTVYNALMGSPLFFEEEIISLKSLIAESGNPQIQIAVTEYAAQTTTTTGNSNFFFPQNLQSTLFMASMKNTFLRQGIRLVNQFDLLNESSSLVEFTLTAGFNATLIRHGPFYVETLYKDYLKPTLVDVQVTGTTFTSEPVGWMPGETSIPTVDALATLDSANKEISLLMVNRNKDNSVSVNLDFDNFSFPLTFEQGSVISGSAIDSRNTVATPNEIQRSGFNSSDVSSLLPSTKGEPRFQVTLPKLSVTALQFSFTEGSLQDVRAYPNPFQPNLHPRGIFFSSIPLDAHVRVFTITGALVRELSINEQNGETVWDGRNIEGQRVASGVYLVLIKSNLRSKTLKVVVQN
- a CDS encoding HD domain-containing protein; this translates as MFFLLHVPGAYAVESNFWQDRRSRSSERLKSPPTPFLASTSFVSSAGDLVPGRFSSPLFLGPSERSYRSSSGLGGLSSGKSEKIEWITSSLAAYGDIREVFQSSNPAAPMVIHLQDIHDIEEAQRNLAGILDALQREGGVDFVGLEGAVGPFHLEPYRASPFPDVTKTMADAFLKLGYLSGPEVAAITAKKVPFLWGVEDLGLYGDHIKAFQESEDHRSSLRESFNRVSFDLNEAQERFYSPELRALENHRKAYQSNREPLTSFVDHLWRVGTFNEIDFPNISLLLRSMDWEKKLDLKIVEKERAEFVKEITRKVPEAALVVLIQKSADYRKGSLPYGAYYRFLQPFCLANGISVASYTNFNNYISYVLLAERIQREALIDELESLDLAADSLLARTPEQKFLVAARRSLGRVDQLISHKLSPSEWYRYQKDRKFLEKIPGELSLLLGRPLDGVNSLTLESLAPFEKFCERALDRNKSLVENLLEKMKSEGRSSGVLVAGGFHTEGMVRLLRQKGVSFVVVTPRLSRVPEGGSPLDVFSRQPRPLEKLLAGDVIHLNFPLQTQAGTEAANLVSTRADGFLRQETSHVLWSSLRYFLEKLKRGFQGDNLEQFESFASPFKTIVGVSSRVFEFKGRSAMAVRVRKRNGTEQEFLIVSEPQGSKYVVDLPKNPLYQSPFLLDEISTMVSLYDFNWFGPMEFGPVSWAREYIPDFWISNRRAIRRFVPRLLGGLLYPSWEVKTEARMEEAHDAFIQRAIALGVPATVLNGIAAHMRRSRELANRISRDLNLSSGDRNDLRLAAIIHDTGKFHPDCVHSIASRAIFGPTADVQEELQKHESVVFEMMEREELPITENVARILKVHSALGPRSNEQLATIPGVTDRHIRLALLLAMIDVSDGYRDMHRPYIQTRVITNNEGFPTAEQLRREFQRYSNKLRETRRPYRHDLSEWADRKYDELLKKTWFRIATEKTLFEFIALRATDQNKGGDVSLTEHSFQTVVSDIAKFDLFSRDTPMELWWRSVVESVWLQGNEGLESRGEILQTLLGFLENSGETISHSQVLDLRFLTRQMMSFSFQETYPDPETHSSALVDDLESLFKDHRYLDFEKLGWALTRFVKQGISLSKPGHPVTVRARNIDGNRVFELRGVTALSPLTSFDSKEGQVFPLSGRNFKGRDIPTALLPPPSISENKFSLELVVPFSTDDFAAWHVSKADIETVGGWLEKMFEWEKIRYLNIHLMVNTSLSGPMQAVRYEDQTTIFLNPHRASKKSMEKAMNQIVAGVPELRAGGPVFDLFSEITMKHLGIKPTRFNSLLNMFVGHSSEKIKNRPWLHLGGAVVFENSLRVAYIAGFYSLALWAGVGALGSFYVAYVGGGVILWALTHKIMNLFLRNFFPHKKVQTLTWTDALYKIPASFLVSVVFLSVGFYIPLENLAVLNQVMALVSSPVFLGAVTMTTLFQSSVDAYIAFSKPHWGRHLLNMFLGRPEPEIIPPPTRLIFSIDVNEIRERVSTETRRRESDRQYLGAMISSRSFGSSLAVRHRAENVSQEQRRVDLQSLALEVAAFEKNLKMNLSFALREMGEGYNREMGLLSFSEAVESALKHDKELGIEVSASLFKADRQAYLNPQDIATRDQLRLVSLLSESKNIPLTLIVPENISNTDVSSFLERQGIRVDLKYSMVSKTRELLNAESKYSVEKLMKKVQGVTTVSELRPMMLFFHDANEWAIDPRLAQLLSLFYGDLYYDVQKVTGDQLTHLVAVLIQA
- a CDS encoding adenylyl-sulfate kinase; this translates as MDTREQMSIVIVGHVDHGKSTVVGRLFADTGSLPEGKLESVRKECSRTGKPFEYAFLLDALTDEQDQGITIDTARSFFKTDKRDYILIDAPGHIEFLKNMISGAARAEAAVLVIDAKEGVRENSRRHGYLLSMLGVRQILVVVNKMDLVNRDQTLFLKIEQEFRSFLKGIGAPDPDCFIPASALNGENLTIRSQEMGWYKGPTLLEALDEFQKAPPHLDRPLRFPVQAIYKFTSQGDDRRIIAGRVESGRVKVGDPVFFSPSNKSSVIKSIEAFNATPRQEIGAGWSTGFTLNEEIYITRGELMSHTAAPPLVSTRFRANMIWLGKKPFIKGRDYKLKIHTQAVPVHLHEIKKVVDASDAGKVLEIHEVGRHDVADVVLETKQPIAFDDITQGEATARFVLVDGYDIAGGGIIISAERDDQEELREEARLRDFHWIKGGVSPQERSQRFGHRAALVMFVGKSGVGKHRYARTLEKDLFQDGHATYMLDGTNVLLGVDSDMIWTQSTQQELVRRFAEVAHILLDAGLLVVSTTNAIGLADVAAVQALIPDFPVLAIEICSGESALSSADLRLTGQEQNPDAASKLVGLLTRHNILFPKKK